From the genome of Tenrec ecaudatus isolate mTenEca1 chromosome 1, mTenEca1.hap1, whole genome shotgun sequence:
CCCTGCTGTCCCTGGGAAAGTACGTGGAGCAGCGAAGGTtctggcgtgggggggggggggggcagagttgGGGGGGCGTGTCAGCATCTCCAGAGGCCCTGTGCtgtgctaaggagccctggtggtgcactagtgaagcactgagctgctaggCAAAGCCTGGTGGTTCTAGCCCACTTGTTGAGACAGCCATCTGTTCCGTGTGGATTCCAGCCCAGGAACCCGACGGGGCAGCTCGGCTCTGCCACATGATGCTGTCAGGAGTCAGCATCCCGCTCACCGGCAGCCAATCACCCTGAGCCCAGACCTGAACAGCGGGTCTCACGTCCAGGCCGTGCCGGTTACTCCACCCCATTCTACACCCGGTGACACTGTGTGCCACATTATGGGCAGTGGGCATTGAGGGCTGAGTTCCTTTTCAACACCCACTTCATAAGGTCCAGGAAGCCTTCTTGCTCTCCCCCAGTGATTTTGATCCCAGCCTGATCGAGTGGCCACCCTGGTCCTGGGCCGGGCACTGTTCCTTTATCCTTCTCCTAGCCTGTGCACCCTCTCGGGTGCCCCTTTTCTTCTCTCCACTACAGAGTAGTGGCGGTGGTGTCAGGCAAAGCCCTAAACTGCTAACTGCGAAGTTGGTGGTTCGtgtccaccagcttctctgatggagaaagatgaggctgtctgcagccTCAGCAACCTTAATAGGTTACTATGCATTGGAATCGacttggcagtaggtttggttgttCGTTTAAGAGGAAGAATACATTTGTACTGCATTTTTACCTGGGGtcatagttgggctgctaaccccaagatctaCAGTTCAAATCCATTATCCACTCACGTGAGAAATAAGAGGCTTTctatcctgtaaagattgacagctttaGAAACCCATAGGAAGAGTTCTGCTCtaccctatagggccactatgggtcTGAAGTGACTTACTAgctgtgagtttgtttgggtttttgattCTGATTTTTGTTTTAGGCCTACTCAAAAGTCCCTGAGCGGCCCCCTTGGCTGCGCGTTCAAATATCAATGTAcgcactggtggttcaaaccaacccacAGGGACTCGAgtgggaaaggcctggcagtcaccTTCTGCAAGGTCACAACCTGAAAGCTCTCTGCAGCAGTTCTCTGCACACATGGAAACGACTCAATGGCTCCTGGGTTCACTTTCACCCACACGCACAACCCCGCGGAGCTGTGCAGGAGTACCTGTGCCCCAGTCCCACAGAGGAGGGTAAAGAGTCAACCCAGCGGGACTCAAACCCATGCCTTCAGGCTCCAAAGCCAGGACTCCCTAGTGCTCAGAGGGCAACACAAGTTTCTAAGAGAAGAAGAAAGTGAGTCCAGCCAGGGAAGTGCTCTGCTCACGACCCACAGCCATCTGGACAGATCTGGGAGTCCCCAAAGCTTCACCTTCAACCCCAGACAGTGACAGCCAATGCTGTCAACAAAATAAACAATGGGGCCTTAATGAGACCAAGCCCAACATAAAGGAAAGGGGTCTTTTAATCCTAAGGCTCACCCCATTCCACAACAAGGCCTGAATCCCACGTCCCAAGTGGGCAGGTCTGGGCAGCTGGGCAGGTGAGCTTGGAGTTGGGACAATCTCTACACCATAAGGGTCAGATCTTTGCAGGGAACTTCCCATGCAATAGAGCCAGCACAGGCTGAAAGTGCCAGCTGAGGGCCTTTGGGGGGATGGGTGCCCTGATGCCGGAAGTATGTGAGTGGTACCAGCACTGGAAGAATAAGTGAATTGAGGACATAGGAGAGCAAGGGGCAAGTTCTCAGTAAAGGGAAAACAAGATATGTGAATGCCAAACACTCACTTGTGATATCTTTTATCATGTGTGCCTACAGCTCAAGTTCCTATGACCCTGTGTCTTATGGGGGAGGGGTAGCGCTGGGTGGGAAGACTGGGACTAACAGAGGGACAATCTAATGTCCCCACCTTGGCACTCCCCCGCTCACACCAAAGGATCTCAGTCCCTTCCTTCTCAGCTCTGCCTTTGCTCCCCACTCTCTACTTCACAGGGGCCCAATAACCCCAGAACCCATGTGCAATCTTGCAGGTAGAGGGGCTATGCAggtcaccatcctcatttctgacCCCTCCGTGCCAAGAGGGAAGATACCAAAGGTGCACCAGCCTCAACACTGGTGGGCAGCGATTTCACACCTGGCCTGAAAAGCTAGAGCCATAGATCTCCCCTGCCCCTCTGACTGCCCTCCCTCGGCTGCCATGCTGTCTGCCAGTCACATTCGAAGATCCCAACCACCTTCGACAGTGGGAGCTGAGACCATACCGACCAGTCCAGGCTCTGAGGCTGCACTGAGTCAGTGGACCGAGGCCGACAGAAGCTGAGCAGCAGCCCACACCCCGGGGTGCCTTCCAGAAATAACCTGGACCCTCCTTCCAAGCCCTAGGACCAGGGAGATGGGGGGGGGTGTAACTAGGAACCCGTGGGGCCAAACTTCCGAAAGTGAATTGTTGTAGAAGGGGGAGAACCTTTACATCAGAATCCAGAAATTCCCCCAAATCCTGATGTGTGTTCCTCCACTCCACTCCTGTAGAGACCTAGGAAATTTCCTGCGGGGGCCCTGGGAGGGTTTGGAAAGCAGAGGTGGTGGGGTGCTCCTACCCGGCGCCCAAGCCTCCGTCTGTCGTGGACCAGAGCCAGCCAAGGCTCCACCCAGGCCCCCTGTTCCTTATACCCCGACTGGAGCGGCGGCCGCCTGGCTCCACTCGCCTGAGCGCGGCTCACCTTTGGGCAGCTTGGAGGCGTTCTCCTGGATCCAGGAGAAGAGGTGGGCGAAGTCGCAGTCGCAGAGCCACGGGTTCCCGTCCAGGCGCAGCGTGCGGAGCGCGGGCAGCGCGGCCAGGGCGGCCACGTTGAGGCTGCCGAGGTGATTGTCATTGAGCTCCAGCACCTGCAGCGACTCCAGCGTCTCGAAGGCGGCCTGGTCCACGCCGGCCAGGCGGTTGTTGGCCAGGCTCAGCTTGACCAGCCTGGCGGCCGAGCGGAAGGCCCCGGCGTCCAGCTGGGTCAGGTTGTTGTAGCTGAGGTCCAGGAAGGCCAGCTTGGCGGAGCCCCGGAACGTGCCCTCCTGCAGCGAGCGCAGCGAGTTGTTCCtgaagtccaggtagaccaggtcACCGTAGAAGATGAAGAAGTCTTCGGGGATCTCCTGGATGTGGTTGCCGGCCACCAGCAGCTTGCGCACGTCCAGAGGGAAGAGGTCGGGCACGCGGGGCAGCCCGCGGTCGCGGCAGTCCACCGTGTGCGGGTCGCTGCAGGCACAGCCCGCGGGGCACGCCAGCCCGCGCCCCGGCAGCAGCAGGACGCTGCACAGCGCCAGCGCGGTGGCCGCAGAGGCGGCGGCGGGGGCGCAGGGGCGCTCCGCCGGGGGGCGCATGGCCAGGGGGTGCACCGGCGGGGAGCGCAGGTCAGGCTCGTGGGGAAGACGGGCGCACGACCAGGGGCGCCGCGGAGGTAGCCCTGCGTTGGGCGCTGGGCGCTGGGCGCACACAGCCGGAGAGGGAGAGCGGCCCTGGCCAGGAGGGGACAGGAGCGCGGACCTAGAAGGCAGGGCTGGGGGGAGAGCCGGAGGGAGGGGCGAGGGACTTCAGAAGGGATTTACGGGCCAGGCAGTTCACCCTCTGGAAAATCccagctggtggggtgggggtgggggtgcgcggGAGGAGCGtctggggcgggaggggggcagAGTGGCGGATGCCCAGGCTAGCCCCACTGGGCTGCTTCTCTCCCAGCCCTGCAAATTAGACCTGTCGCGCACGCTTGGCCAGGGACACTTGCCGACTAAGTGAAGTTATGGAGCCACCGCCACCCAGAAGTTCCTTAGGGCGCATGAGGGCAatggggcgggagggagggggaatgggggacACAGGGGGGAGGACAGTGCGCCCTGCGCCCCGAGGCGACCTGGAGGAGGAGAACACTCTCTGCATGCTAGCCACCTGCACTCTACTCTGGTTGAGCGAACTAGGAGCTGATGACCATGGGGGAgctgggctggtgtgtgtgtctgtgtgtgtgtaaaggtgaCTGGCCTCCCCCTACCCTTTCACACTTGACCCTACTTAGGAGAGAAGAGGGGTCAGCCAGGCAGAAGCTAGATCCCTGCTGCCAGCCCCTCCTCTACACTGCCCTCTGAAGGAGAAACGGGGCAAGTCAGTGCACTGCCAACTGGCTGGGACCTCttagagcagttctcaacctgttcaTCGctaccctttggggggtcgaaggaccctttcacaggggtcgcccgattcaaaacagtagcaaaatgacagtgatgaagtagcaacgacaataattttatggttgggggttcaccaccacaggaggacctgtatgaaaggttgagaaccactgctctatctgTCAAGTGGGAAAGGGGAAAACTGCATCTCACCTTCCAGAGAGGACCACTAGGTCAAGAAACCATATCATAAAATAGccgctccctctcctcccccacccaatCCTCAGCCTTGGTCCCCAAGAGACCCATCCTGGCTCTTGCAAGGCCACCAAGAGCAgcaaaaactcaaaccaaactcatagccaacgagtcgatgccaactcaaagtgactctgCGGCCCtataaggcagagcagaactgcccgctggacgtttctgagactaactgcttaCGGAAGTAAACCCCATGTCTTCCcactgagtggctagtggtttcgaactgcacacCTTGAAGATTACAACCCAACTCATAAGAACTATGGTGCCAACAAGGAGGTGGAAATTCAGGCAAAGCCTCTGGTGGGTTTCCTCTTTGCCAACCCCCAAGCCAAACTCCTTTCCTAAACTCCTTTCctcagggttgggggggggggggcgggtcccAACAGGGCTGCCAGGAGATGGTTACTGCTCCTGGCTATGTTGGTCCAAATACTCTGGAATTGACAAGGTCTTACTGGACCAAAATAACCCAGGGAACAGGTGTTGGGCAACAGGCCCCCAGGGACCCTCCCGTGACCTTGTCTCTGATGGGGATTGGTGGAGCCTTGGAATCTGAAGCCACAGAATTAAGCCTCCGGCCTTTTTCCAAAGGTACAGGCAGTCTTGATTCCTTCCGATGCTTCTGAGCCTCAGGATCAGAAACTGAGCCCCTGGGACGGAGCCAAGGGCTCGGCAGAGGATGAGTGTTTGCAGGAGCGCTCTGCCTGGCTCAGAGACACATGTAGGGGCCTGAATCTTTCTCGGCTGGCCCCAGGCCACCAGCCCAGCCCTTCTGAGTCCCCTGGCTGTGCCCCACTCTCTCTAGGGCCCCAGTTTGAGTTCTCTAACCTCCCTCTAGTCTCATCCTTTTGAAAATCTAGATGCTCCCAGAGTGGGTGAAAAGTGCCCACCCGGCAGAAATGGTGCTTTCTTGAAGAATCCACCAATGTACCATATGAAATGTAGCCTTGGTGGagagggttacacgttgggctgtaatccacaaggtccgccgttcaagaccaccagctgctccaagggagaaagatgaggctttctgttcccataaagggtAATGCTTCTTAAAAGCAAATGGTGGGTCACTTGATGCCCTTGGGGAAGCCCTTCCCAGCCGTTGGTCCCTGAGCCTCTACTAGTCCTGGCCTCCTTGGACCATTGCGCTCAGGGTAGCAGTAGCTCTTGTGCTGAAGAGACATGTAACCCGATGCTCACTGGAGACCCTGATGAATGAAGACAGAGTGGTGTTTCCAGTGAAGAAGTGCAGTGTGTTTGGCCAGAAAACCAGAAGGggggagtgtgtggggggggcgtgGTGGggaagctgctctgtgggaggaagatgaggttccctgctcctgtaaagatggacagtcccGGAACCCCTACTTGGGTTGGCTAGGATTTGgatttaactcgatggcagtgggtttggttttgggcgggaggtgggggggatTGGTAATGAAACCATACTCCTGACCTTGGTTTTTCTCATCTTTAAACTAGAAAAcacccttcctcccaccccactcctcccctcccctccccacccctctgcccTTGCAGAGACGATGTGATGTGAGCGCCACAGGAAGAGAAGTATGGGGACATGGTTGGAAAGGTGTCCCAAGAAACACTGGACATTCAAGTAGTCCGAAGTCTGTGTTCCTGCCTGCTGCCCCTCCTCGCTGCTACCGCTAGAGGGCACCGTCTGCTGCCTGTGCTGGAGAATGAGGATCCCCCACTCTCTCCAAAAGGACTGGCTTCTTGCTTCGAGTGGCCCCAAAGCCCCTAGGATCCAAATCTAAGCCTTGCCTCGACAGTACCAGCAGGACCAGACATGACCCGGGCTTGTGAGGAGCAGggaggccccccacccccattcaggcAAATCCTTCTGAGTTTTCCCCAGCAAGAAAAACACACGTGTGACCTCAGCAAGGTCACACGGTGAGTCAGTGGCAGCAGCTGGAAATAGAACTCAGGCATCTTGGGTCCCAGTTGCTCCGTTCCCTCTTGTCCCTCCCCAGGAAGGGTGCCCCTGAGGACCCGAGAAAGGCACGACAGGGACCATGGAGAGGCCAGCCTGGCCACTCTCTTCCTGTCTTTTTGCTCAGAGTCAACACACTTCGGGGACTCTCTTCAAGAGGCAGTGCGGGCTGATGTCTTCCAAACCACACAGAAGTTGTCCCTGCACCCAGCTGTGAGCACTTCTGGCCTTGTATGACACATGGGCACCCTCTGACTTCTCATGGAAGTGAGAATCCTCCATGTGTACAGCCTGGTATCTTAACCAAGCACCATCACATCAGGTGCTCCACCAGCCCCCCGTCCCCCACCGGATGCTTCCAGACTGACCTCTAATTGAGCCCAAGTCCTAGGGCCTGGCATGTAAACAAGATGATGGCAGCATGGTAAACAGGCTGATGTGTAGGAACCGAAGTGCCAACAGCAGGTTTGAATTGCCTGTGACTGGTGTGTGGTGACGTCATTTGAATTATTGGTGTGTGCACCTCTGACGAGTGACTGGCTGACCGGGACAGAAGGTATCAGGATACACTGCGAGCTCTGGTGGGGAGACAAGCCCCTGCCCTCTGCCTGGGCAGCCTGATCCAACAGAGCCTGCGCACAGTTTCGCCACCTCTGCTGTGCCTGGAATTGGCCAAGCCAAAGGGCTCTTGGCACCAGCTGCCCCTTCTCACCACCACCTCTAGGCAGCGCCATCTGCCGCCTGCCCAGGTGAGAGTGGCCCTGTGCTCTCTCAGGTAGGGCGCGGTCTTCTGCCCTCTGCCTCTAGGACTGGGGGCAGCAGCTGTGAGCAAGGCTTCCCATTCTCTCCACTCTGGTGGCAAATCGtgccacccaccaacctgtggtggtccgaccaacaataaaaccaagttCAGCCATGTCTGGTGCCACCTCATAATCCATTGCAGACGAGCCGTCATGATCCTAGGGGGTTCACTGGCTGGGTTTCAGAAGCagctcgccaggcctttcttcctagtccgtctTAACTTAGAAGCTCCGTTGAAATCTGTTCTGCATCATTGCCACACACAAGCCTCCCCGGACACACACGGGTTGCAGCTAGCTGCTCATGGGGTGTTAACAGCCGGGAATGAAAGCTGGGTCTCTCAAATccaaggtgagaattctacctaTGCACCAAACTAAGCCTCCCGGGGCTCGCTGGGTACGAGGAAGTGCCCACTCTTAGTTTCACCTCTGAACCAGGAAGTGAATCTTCAAACAGCCCCAAGGCAAtgctggtggtggcagtggttatGAGCAGGGGCTTAGAGCCAGCTAGACCTAGGGTGGCTCCTGGCTCTCTCTCTCGTTGTCAGTGTGTGTCACCTTGAGCACGTTGCTTGACTTCTCTATGCCTCTGTTTTCCCAATCCCTGAAATGGGACGGCGTGAGTGCCAACGCCAGTGGATTGTTAGGAGCTGTCTATCGCGTGCCGAGCAGGGAGACGAACCCTTGGACAGGCCATAGTAGCTGCGTGATACCCATGTCTCTGTCCTTTCCCCCACAGCAGGCACAAAACGCCATCGAGGCGAACCTCCTTCAGTATAGGAAGTAGCAGGGCAGTGGGGGTCCAGTGGTGGAATTCTTGCCCAACCAATGACCAATGTCGCCTATCAGTGCAGTTTCTTGGGTGATGATGATGTtgatgttgatgatgatgatgatgatgatgatgatgaacagGCTGCAGTGGGGCTCACAGGGGGTTGGGAGGGAGCCTAGTGATCTACTTTCATAAATCTGCCAAGGGAAAGCCAGGATCACCATGGTCCAATCTCTAAGCAAGCCTGGgaagggcacaggaccaggcagcacttCCCTGTGTTGTGTGTACGTTGCCATGAGTCGGTcgggagcaggggtgggggtggggggctgactTTCTGACCACTAACGGTCACGGCCAAAGAAGCTCAGTGTTTCTCTGAAATGTAAGAGTTTGTGACACGCTGACCTTCCAGGATCTGTTTTGGGGACCATCTCTGCTCTGAACCGTTCTCAACTCCTGTCCCCAACCAGACGTAGACACACAAATGCCCCCTTGCCCCAGCTCAGCCTGGCTGGGTGAGCCCGAGTATACGCAAGAGGCGTCCCTTCTCTGCGGGGCTGCTCTGAGCGTGGACAGACTAAGGAGGACATGGGTCGGTCCTTCCATCCAGCACTGGAGACGTCCGTGCTCAGCTCGCCGCTGGTGCTCCTCATGCTGACCCGCCATCCAGCAGATGTGTCACCTTGGACAGGGGTGGGAAAATTGTGCCACCTGTGGGTACCAGGAGGGAGATCACCAGAGCACAAAGGAATACAAGCACAGGAGGCACCCTCTGCTCACGCTCACAAGTCACCCTGGAGTCCTCTCCTGCCCACCCTCCTCCTGTCCCGTCCACGTGCAAGGTAAGGCAGTGGCTCTCCTCTCTGCCTCGCCACCAGCATCCCTGTCTCAGGGGCCCAGTGGTCTTCCTGCCTTCACGCCTGCCAGGCCTCCTGTGCTGGCTCCACCCAGGAAAGCAAAGAGCTTCCACGACAGAATGTGGACACGGAAAATGCCTGCAGCAGAAATGAACTGTCTCCCAGCTCTGGAGGCAAGGAGTCCCGATCAGGGTCTTGGCTACGTCAGCTTCTCCCATGAGCCTCTCTCCCAGCTGCCGGTGTCTGCTGACCATCCTGGTGTTCCTTTGCTTGCAGACAGAGCTTCATGTGGCCTCTGTCCTCCCCCATGTATCTCTGTGACAGTGATTCTGCTCTTTTTCTCAGATACCTCTCAGAAGTGATTAGACTCCCGTAACAAGAAAAGCCTTAATCCCACACAACGTCAAGTGCATAAGTTAAGGCTTCAACCCCAATGCTTAGGGGTACAGTTTAGTCTCTCGCACCCAGTCTCCTGTACTCTCCATCCTGGGGAACAGGTGCTGGGCTACACATGGGGCTATAAAGATGGGTCACTAAGCTCACACTCACATTCTTGGGAGGATTAATGTGCAAATTAGCATCCAATGTAGCATCTGAGCAAGGGCTAAGTCAATAGTTGGTGTGAGTTGCTATCAGATTGGCTAGCcattcttagtgaccctatgcaaaAGGAGCAGATGCAGCTTGGCTCTGCACCATCCCCCTGAAGGGCTTCCAATTAGACCAGTGCAATCTGTGAAGCTTGCGTGGAACTAGAACACCAGGGCTTTCTTTCTAGTCTTAATCTGgaggttctgctgaaacctgctctgtctcatagcaacacacaagcctccactgacagataggTGGTAGCTGCTCCTGAGGGAGATTGAATGggaattgaacccaggtctcctgccTGGAAGGAGAGAGATCTACCTTTGGAAAAGCTATGATTGCTAATGTCCCTGTGGAGTTACCTGGGTCAGCAGCATCCTGAGCATGGGGACACTGGGACACTGTTATCTGTCGGTTGCCTGCTTATTATGCCGAAGCAAGACACTGCGCTGGCTTCtagggagagagggacagaggaGCTCAGTTCTCACTGTTGGACACTCAAAGCACCAGTCGGTCAACAATTCAAAGACCTGCTACTTACAGTAACTGTCTACCTAGCACCACAGGCCAACAATGTCACAGGCATTTGGAGGTGGCGGCCATGCCTGGGCTGGGGTGACCTGGGAAGGTTCATTGTTACAATGTCAAACACACTTTCCAAATCAATTCTTGGGAGTCGTGCCCATGTGACTTCATGCTTCCCTGCTCTGGCACCAATGTCCCCTCTGCTATGCACCTGGCAGTCTCCTGTTCCCTTCACAATGGGTGTGGCCTTGACCTTCTGGGTGCAGCCAAGTATTTCCTCCTTAGCCCCCCTTGTGGCCCAGGCTTCTAGCGTTGCCCCTTCCAGCTGGTGTCACGTTGGTTTGGTTCCATGCTTATTTCTCCTACTGGCTAGCTTCCCACTGGGATGAGAAGAAGAGCGAGATTGTCAGGAAGAAAAATGGCAGGAAATGGTCCTTATGCGCAAAGATGGTGTTTTTCCTACTTTGTCAGCTGACACCCAGCACAGGACCCTGCCTCCATGTATCTCGGCTGAATGAAGGATtgactggttggttggttggttggttgactgGTTCTTccataaaaacaaactcattcccgtccaatcaatttcaactcatagcgaccctaggcaTCCTCAAACACATGcgacaccaaggacatttatcaagcccacctggtgtttttgccctgtttgttttttacttcaaagtaagatatgtgcagtgtgcataagaatttgttcatatatttgttttaactatagtccgcccctccaacgggtctgcgggacagtgagctggcccctgtttaaaaagtttgaggacctgatAGGACAtaatggaactgcccctttgggtctctGAGGCGGTCACCATTTCTAGAGCAGACACCCTGGTCTTTTTCTCGAGAGTGACTGGTGGACACcaggcacaaggtcagcagtctaatGCGCAAACCACGCCCCCACCATATGGAGTGATAACTGGACATCATCTCTGATGCTGAATGGCTTTGGAAAGCTCAGCCCCAACCCATGGCGATGTAATGGGTTACAAAGCGGAACCGAGATCCGCAGGGTTTAATCCTTCTGGAAGCAGGTCGCTGGGACTTTGGGTGGGTTGGGACCACCGACCTTTCGGTTAATAGCTGACAAGACGTTGGCAACGCCCAGGGGCCAGAGCTGAGAGGTCAGCTATGCTACTTAGCCCATACCTTTAGCCTGCACACTCCCCACCCTGCTCGGGGGTGTCTCCACGTGCTCACTGACACCGTATTGATGACAGACGGCACTCACAGGCACCTTCGGGGACGGTTTACAGCATTGCTAAGCCCCTTTAGACCCCGAGCCCCCTGGCCTCAAAGCAGTTCCCAGATGGACAGGCCCCCTGTGGCTGTGTCCACTCTGTGGAAGCCAGACTCAGTATGACTCACCTTGATCCAGTCAGGGAGCCCCGAGAACCCATGACGTTTCAGACCCGGGGCTGCATGTCCTGTGCACGTTCTGTAGTTCGCACACCGGCAGTGCAGAATGGCGCTTCAGTGAAAGTGGTCAGAGGGCGGACCTGGGTGGTGAAACCGTGACCACACTTGGCTgcttatcaaaaggttggcattcTAGTTCAACCGGAAGTACCtccgaagaaaggtctggagagcT
Proteins encoded in this window:
- the LRRC38 gene encoding leucine-rich repeat-containing protein 38; this translates as MNRSALLSPPGQGRSPSPAVCAQRPAPNAGLPPRRPWSCARLPHEPDLRSPPVHPLAMRPPAERPCAPAAASAATALALCSVLLLPGRGLACPAGCACSDPHTVDCRDRGLPRVPDLFPLDVRKLLVAGNHIQEIPEDFFIFYGDLVYLDFRNNSLRSLQEGTFRGSAKLAFLDLSYNNLTQLDAGAFRSAARLVKLSLANNRLAGVDQAAFETLESLQVLELNDNHLGSLNVAALAALPALRTLRLDGNPWLCDCDFAHLFSWIQENASKLPKGLDEIQCSLPVENRRISLRELSEASFSECKFSLSLTDLFIIIFSGVAVSIVAIISSFFLATVVQCFQRCAPSKDTEDEDEDEDE